Proteins encoded by one window of Lutibacter sp. A64:
- a CDS encoding SusC/RagA family TonB-linked outer membrane protein yields MRQNAIASASYGYKNKYFVDAVLSYSGSSVLPDGDRFGFFPAISAGWVLNREDFLKDNKSVDYLKVRASWGMSGNNIMDPNLYEQAFGSGGGYYFNNNNSNLGGISEWRLASNNLTYENSIKSNLGVDIELFGSLSITLDAFYDIRENILVATSGTIPSLIGVNTAIANEGEVKNRGVETSLLWKSNAGSFKYYVGGNFTFAKNEIVNKNEEFQPYDYLKETGNSIGQQFGLQALGFFENQADIDASPQQLFSNVRPGDIKYKDQNNDGVIDDLDIVPIGYANAYPEIYYGINLGGEYKRFGIDLQFQGIANQTVYLNTKSVHIPLRGNTNITNFSANSWTPETAATATLPRLSLLENENNYRKNDIWLVSGDYLKLRRFEVYYKLPEQLISKLNISKAKIYGRGMNVFSIDNTGDVDPESIGVSYPSLASYHVGIKLEF; encoded by the coding sequence CTGCGTCAAAATGCTATTGCATCAGCAAGTTATGGTTATAAAAATAAATACTTTGTAGATGCTGTACTATCTTATAGTGGAAGTAGTGTTTTACCTGATGGAGATCGTTTTGGATTTTTTCCAGCTATTTCAGCCGGTTGGGTTTTAAACCGCGAAGATTTCTTAAAAGATAATAAATCAGTAGATTATTTAAAAGTACGTGCATCTTGGGGGATGAGTGGTAATAATATTATGGATCCAAACCTTTACGAGCAAGCTTTTGGAAGCGGAGGAGGATATTATTTTAACAATAATAATAGCAATCTTGGAGGTATTAGCGAATGGCGTTTAGCATCTAATAATCTTACCTACGAAAATTCTATTAAGAGTAATTTAGGTGTAGATATAGAGTTGTTTGGTAGTCTTTCAATAACTCTAGATGCTTTTTATGATATAAGAGAAAACATTCTTGTTGCCACTTCTGGAACAATTCCTTCATTAATTGGTGTAAATACCGCAATAGCAAATGAAGGTGAGGTTAAAAATAGAGGAGTTGAAACATCACTTTTATGGAAAAGTAATGCAGGTTCATTCAAATATTATGTAGGTGGTAATTTTACGTTTGCAAAAAATGAAATTGTAAATAAGAATGAAGAATTTCAACCTTACGATTATTTAAAAGAAACTGGGAATTCTATCGGACAACAATTTGGATTACAAGCATTAGGTTTCTTCGAAAATCAAGCCGATATTGATGCAAGTCCTCAACAACTATTTTCAAATGTACGCCCAGGAGATATTAAATATAAAGATCAAAATAACGATGGTGTTATAGACGATTTAGATATTGTACCTATTGGTTATGCAAATGCTTATCCAGAAATATATTACGGTATTAATTTAGGTGGAGAGTATAAAAGATTTGGTATTGATTTACAATTTCAAGGAATTGCAAATCAAACAGTTTATTTAAACACAAAAAGTGTACACATCCCATTACGTGGTAATACCAATATTACTAATTTTTCAGCAAATAGTTGGACTCCAGAAACTGCCGCAACGGCTACGTTACCAAGATTATCTTTATTAGAAAATGAAAATAATTACCGTAAAAACGACATCTGGTTAGTTAGTGGAGACTACTTAAAATTAAGACGTTTTGAAGTTTATTATAAATTACCAGAGCAATTAATTAGTAAATTAAATATATCAAAAGCCAAAATATATGGCCGTGGAATGAATGTGTTTAGTATTGATAATACTGGAGATGTTGACCCAGAATCTATTGGGGTTAGTTATCCGTCACTTGCATCGTACCACGTTGGAATTAAATTAGAATTTTAA
- a CDS encoding TonB-dependent receptor plug domain-containing protein has product MKKYKIGKLSYGTWKDNYLNSFTFIYFQNLLQKTNKKIVKICCMLALLLSSQLILAQSDTIKITVINDAGKPFSGVNIESLTNSDITVVTDDFGTAVLNMEPQGLIKLTFSDMQKVVNVNSKTLTIQLGKTSKNINLGYGISKPVDEITSSIDIVYSDRLEKSSLNNPLESLYGELSGLMVLQNAGTPWERSPSMYLRGLGTLNDNAILVLVDGFERDMASLALSDIESVSVLKDGADLARYGQRGANGVILVTTKRGAYNSFKINVSYDNGINFAAREPDFLDSYNYARAVNQASILDGNEAVYSDLDLYGFQTGENLTLLPNVNWLDETLRDFGSTTNVSASFSGGGEKLKYFTSLNYQNERGLFDNTTFDDRYDSQLKYDRFNFRTNLDIDLTNTTKFIVNVAGHIDGRTEPGAGVSTIMDAIYSVPSSAFPVRTPNGEWGGTAYYDNNPVALVSSTGVLQPNGRQIMIDGKITQDLSGWLKGLSAEAALAYDNEVNYSESKKRNFIYESLSFTRNPLTGVINDTIANVYGSETDLNYSKGFKNQLRQASLYGKLNYDTSWENSVLNTSLMYQQEKRVKKMVNTIHTCVKMLLHQQVMVIKINTL; this is encoded by the coding sequence ATGAAAAAATACAAAATAGGAAAACTAAGTTATGGAACTTGGAAGGACAACTATTTAAATAGTTTCACCTTTATTTATTTCCAAAATTTATTGCAGAAAACAAATAAAAAGATTGTGAAAATTTGCTGTATGTTAGCATTATTGCTATCGTCTCAATTAATTTTAGCACAATCAGATACTATAAAAATTACTGTTATTAACGATGCCGGAAAACCGTTTTCAGGTGTTAATATAGAATCACTTACAAATTCAGATATAACTGTTGTAACTGATGATTTTGGAACAGCAGTTTTAAATATGGAACCTCAAGGTTTAATTAAATTAACTTTTAGCGATATGCAAAAGGTAGTTAATGTTAATTCTAAAACATTAACAATTCAATTAGGCAAAACATCTAAAAATATAAACCTTGGTTACGGAATATCAAAACCAGTAGATGAAATTACTTCTTCTATAGATATTGTATATTCTGATAGATTAGAAAAAAGTTCATTAAACAATCCTTTAGAAAGTCTTTATGGAGAACTTTCAGGATTGATGGTACTTCAAAATGCAGGAACACCTTGGGAACGAAGTCCTAGTATGTATTTAAGAGGTTTAGGAACCCTTAATGATAACGCTATTCTTGTATTAGTAGATGGTTTTGAAAGAGATATGGCTTCATTAGCATTGTCTGATATTGAAAGTGTTTCCGTATTAAAAGATGGAGCAGATTTAGCCAGATATGGACAAAGAGGCGCTAATGGGGTAATTTTGGTTACAACCAAAAGAGGCGCTTACAATTCTTTTAAAATAAATGTTTCTTATGATAATGGAATAAACTTTGCTGCTCGTGAACCTGATTTTTTAGATTCTTATAATTATGCAAGAGCTGTAAACCAAGCAAGTATTTTAGATGGTAATGAAGCTGTATATTCCGATTTGGATTTATATGGGTTTCAAACGGGTGAAAATTTAACCTTGCTACCTAATGTTAATTGGTTAGACGAAACTTTAAGAGATTTTGGTAGTACAACAAATGTTAGTGCTAGTTTTTCTGGTGGTGGTGAAAAATTAAAATATTTTACCTCATTAAATTACCAAAATGAAAGAGGTTTATTTGATAATACAACTTTTGATGATCGTTATGATAGTCAGTTAAAATATGACCGTTTTAATTTTAGAACAAATTTAGATATAGATTTAACAAATACTACAAAGTTTATTGTTAATGTGGCAGGACATATTGATGGTAGAACAGAGCCTGGAGCAGGAGTTAGTACTATTATGGATGCAATTTATAGCGTGCCTTCTTCAGCATTTCCAGTAAGAACTCCAAACGGGGAATGGGGAGGAACAGCATATTACGATAACAATCCTGTGGCTTTAGTGTCTTCAACAGGTGTGCTGCAACCTAACGGTAGACAAATAATGATTGATGGTAAAATTACTCAAGATTTAAGTGGCTGGTTAAAAGGTTTATCTGCTGAAGCTGCTTTAGCTTACGATAATGAAGTTAATTATTCTGAAAGTAAAAAGAGAAATTTTATATATGAAAGTTTGTCTTTTACAAGAAACCCTTTAACTGGTGTTATAAACGATACAATAGCAAATGTTTATGGTAGTGAAACCGATTTAAATTACTCAAAAGGATTTAAAAATCAACTTCGTCAAGCCTCTTTATACGGTAAATTAAATTACGATACATCTTGGGAAAACAGTGTTTTAAACACATCTTTAATGTATCAACAAGAAAAACGTGTTAAAAAAATGGTCAATACAATACATACCTGCGTCAAAATGCTATTGCATCAGCAAGTTATGGTTATAAAAATAAATACTTTGTAG
- a CDS encoding RagB/SusD family nutrient uptake outer membrane protein, which yields MKLKNIIFIIAILALILNSCEKVQFGNEFLEKEPSVDVTKDTIFNSIELSERYLWGGYATLPYGLNVNWSEKGNKIGMDLLESLSDLGHSYLGWGGPNRLYYSGQYTAATENSASNSKYSYTKEQSWEGIRIGWNFIENADKIPDVSEDYINQLKAEAKMIIAIHYVDMYRNFGGLPWVDHAYTPTENTDLPRLTAKETMNNIVALLDEVIPALPWTIEDASNWDGRFTKASAMGLKARVLLFGASPLFNNSEPYLTGEASDSKLTWFGGYDANLWTEAAQAAKELLDAVENQGGYNLINTGDPRQDFQDAYYMRNNHEILISTRVRYKSGGYWSGNYYFYQSSGGYGSGLPTKNYVDMFPMADGTPIDAPNSGWDPNNPWANRDPRLYETVLINGDTYQGRTAELWIGGRERKNINASGFKTGFGLRKFLLERNNATSLNSVVQWPYLRLSEIYLTYAEALNEANSGPTVEAYAAINKVRNRVGLNDLTPGLSQEDFRKAVLNERALELGYEEVRWYDLIRWKDEDSFTKTLYGVNTNKESDGSYTYDTFELPERYWKTNFSPKWYLSAFPPDEINKGYGLVQNPGW from the coding sequence ATGAAACTAAAAAATATAATATTCATTATTGCTATTCTAGCACTCATTCTAAACAGCTGTGAAAAAGTTCAGTTTGGAAACGAGTTTCTAGAAAAGGAACCTAGTGTAGATGTTACTAAAGATACCATATTTAACTCTATAGAACTATCTGAACGTTATTTATGGGGCGGTTATGCAACATTACCTTATGGACTAAATGTAAACTGGTCTGAAAAAGGAAATAAAATAGGAATGGATCTTTTAGAGTCTTTATCAGACCTTGGTCATAGTTACCTTGGTTGGGGTGGTCCTAATAGATTGTACTATAGCGGTCAGTATACTGCTGCTACAGAAAATAGCGCTTCTAATTCAAAATATAGTTATACAAAAGAACAAAGTTGGGAAGGGATTAGAATAGGTTGGAATTTTATTGAAAATGCAGATAAAATACCAGATGTTTCAGAAGATTATATCAATCAATTAAAAGCTGAAGCAAAAATGATTATCGCTATTCATTATGTAGATATGTATAGAAATTTTGGAGGTTTGCCTTGGGTAGATCACGCATATACGCCTACTGAGAATACAGATTTACCTAGGTTAACAGCAAAAGAAACTATGAATAATATAGTGGCACTTTTAGATGAGGTAATTCCTGCACTACCTTGGACAATTGAAGATGCATCTAACTGGGATGGAAGATTTACAAAAGCTTCGGCTATGGGGCTAAAAGCGAGAGTTTTATTGTTTGGTGCAAGTCCCTTATTTAACAATTCGGAACCTTACCTTACTGGAGAGGCTTCAGATAGTAAATTAACTTGGTTTGGAGGTTACGATGCTAATTTGTGGACAGAAGCTGCACAAGCAGCAAAAGAACTTTTAGATGCTGTTGAAAATCAAGGAGGTTATAACCTAATAAATACAGGAGATCCAAGACAAGATTTTCAAGATGCGTATTATATGCGTAATAATCACGAAATTTTAATAAGTACAAGAGTTCGCTATAAATCAGGAGGTTATTGGTCTGGAAATTATTATTTCTACCAAAGTTCTGGAGGATATGGTTCTGGGTTACCTACTAAAAATTACGTAGATATGTTTCCTATGGCAGATGGAACCCCAATAGATGCTCCTAATTCTGGATGGGATCCAAACAATCCGTGGGCAAATCGCGATCCTAGATTGTATGAAACTGTTTTAATAAATGGAGATACTTATCAAGGTCGTACAGCAGAATTATGGATTGGTGGTAGAGAACGAAAAAACATAAACGCTTCAGGTTTTAAAACTGGTTTTGGTTTAAGAAAATTTTTATTAGAAAGAAACAATGCAACATCTTTAAATTCAGTTGTTCAATGGCCTTATTTACGTTTAAGTGAAATTTATTTAACCTATGCAGAAGCATTAAATGAAGCAAATTCGGGTCCTACTGTAGAAGCGTATGCAGCTATTAATAAAGTGCGTAATAGAGTTGGATTAAATGATCTTACTCCAGGTTTATCTCAAGAAGATTTTAGAAAAGCTGTTTTAAATGAAAGAGCTTTAGAATTGGGTTATGAAGAAGTACGTTGGTACGATCTTATTCGTTGGAAAGATGAAGATAGTTTTACTAAAACTTTATACGGTGTAAACACAAATAAGGAAAGTGATGGTTCATATACTTACGACACATTTGAACTGCCAGAGCGCTATTGGAAAACTAATTTTTCACCAAAATGGTATTTAAGTGCGTTTCCACCAGATGAAATTAATAAAGGTTATGGATTGGTACAAAATCCAGGATGGTAA
- a CDS encoding SusC/RagA family TonB-linked outer membrane protein: MRIKQKQIYLFLTLMVLLGVNQALWAQNTKITGVITDIEGFPLPGVTILEKGTLNGTATDFDGNYEISTSPNSTLVYSYMGFETKEVKITIQKVINIVLESSLTGLDEVTVVAYGRQKKVTITGAISSIDSEELAKSPAANVANSLAGKVTGLSTVQYSGQPGADDPSIYLRGVATLSEGQSQPLMIVDGVERSFMSLDPEEIGSITILKDASATAVYGVRGANGVIIVTTKRGSEGKAKITASFSRGMQQPTRLLDFADSYTYAQRYNEAQLNDDPSLDPSQLKFTPEAIEAFRTNSNPLMYPNTDWMDYLLKPSASQSKGNLNISGGTDKVKYFVSLGILNQDGLFKTYDSQYDYNFSFQRYNYRSNIDIDITNTTKLGVTIGGQAGITNRPNTKNSFSELFRDIYWSVPYSGPGIVDGKYITSSQLYIPGTKKDGLAPFYGQGYSNILNNKLNLDIDLEQELGFIKGLKFRTKFAYNTNYTHTKTRNSSSASYEPVFLRDINPSADQNSDEIVYRRSGSDGNLTYGESYGTGRNWYLEGGFSYSNKFGGHNVGGLLLYNQQKTYYPSQYTELPSGLVGLVGRVTYDFDNKYMADVSIGYNGSENFAKDKRFGFFPAFSTGWVLTNEEFMQEQNVLDFMKLRFSYGLVGNDRIGSNRFLYLPDSYNSASGNYSFGYNNPSNQQAASEGQIGNSDVTWETAEKQNYGIELRLFESKLNLTFDYFIENRTDILTYRGTVPGYVAYDLPAVNIGEVQNKGFELELKWKQQLTDDFRYWVNSNVSHAQNEIIFMDEIPQSEDYLYRTGKPVGQPFGYIFDKFYNDADAGNDELPDHQYDLKPGDMVYKDLNADGVIDQNDQKAIGYSVYPQYSFGVNAGFNFKNFDFSMSWVGAANTSRYLGDTYRTAFGATLDRSLLQYMADGRWIPETADTATYPRMTLTGSSNNTKNSDFWLRDASYVRLKNLEMGYNFKSAFLKNMGISNLRTFINGTNLVTIDKLDIADPESKTANDSKYPLTKVFNLGVRLNFL; encoded by the coding sequence ATGCGAATAAAACAAAAACAGATTTATTTATTCCTAACCTTAATGGTTTTATTAGGAGTTAATCAAGCCTTATGGGCTCAAAATACAAAAATCACTGGTGTGATAACAGACATCGAAGGGTTTCCTCTTCCGGGTGTTACAATACTTGAAAAAGGAACATTAAATGGTACAGCAACAGATTTTGATGGAAATTATGAAATAAGTACTTCACCTAACAGTACCCTAGTTTATAGTTATATGGGATTTGAAACTAAAGAAGTTAAAATAACTATTCAAAAAGTAATTAATATTGTTTTAGAATCTAGTTTAACTGGTTTAGATGAAGTTACGGTAGTAGCTTATGGAAGGCAAAAGAAAGTAACAATTACTGGGGCAATTAGCTCAATAGATTCTGAAGAATTAGCAAAATCACCAGCAGCTAATGTTGCAAACTCTTTAGCAGGAAAAGTAACAGGTTTGTCTACAGTTCAATATTCAGGGCAGCCAGGAGCCGATGATCCAAGTATTTATTTACGTGGAGTTGCTACTTTGTCAGAAGGACAATCGCAACCTTTAATGATAGTAGATGGTGTTGAGCGTTCTTTTATGTCCTTAGATCCTGAAGAAATAGGAAGTATTACTATTCTTAAAGATGCATCTGCAACAGCAGTTTATGGTGTGCGTGGTGCAAACGGTGTAATTATAGTTACTACTAAAAGAGGTTCAGAAGGAAAAGCAAAAATAACAGCAAGTTTTTCTAGAGGTATGCAACAACCTACTAGATTATTAGATTTTGCAGATAGTTATACGTATGCACAGCGTTATAATGAAGCTCAGTTAAACGATGATCCGAGTCTAGATCCTAGTCAGCTTAAGTTTACACCAGAAGCCATTGAAGCATTTAGAACAAACTCTAACCCATTAATGTATCCAAATACAGATTGGATGGATTACCTTTTAAAGCCTTCAGCAAGTCAATCTAAAGGGAATTTAAATATTTCTGGAGGTACAGATAAAGTTAAATATTTTGTGTCTTTAGGGATCTTAAATCAAGATGGTTTATTTAAAACCTACGATTCTCAGTACGATTATAACTTCTCATTTCAAAGGTATAATTATCGTTCAAATATTGATATTGATATTACCAATACCACTAAATTAGGTGTTACTATTGGAGGTCAAGCAGGTATTACAAATAGACCAAACACAAAAAATAGTTTTAGCGAGCTTTTTAGAGATATTTATTGGTCTGTTCCATATTCAGGGCCAGGAATTGTAGATGGAAAATATATTACTTCTAGTCAACTTTATATTCCAGGAACTAAAAAAGACGGTTTAGCTCCATTTTATGGTCAAGGGTATTCTAATATTTTAAATAATAAATTGAATTTAGATATTGATTTAGAACAAGAATTAGGCTTTATTAAAGGATTAAAATTTAGAACAAAGTTTGCTTATAATACAAACTATACACATACAAAAACTAGAAATTCTTCATCAGCTAGTTATGAACCTGTTTTTTTAAGAGATATTAATCCTTCTGCAGATCAAAATAGTGACGAAATTGTATATAGAAGAAGTGGTTCCGATGGTAATTTAACTTATGGCGAGTCTTATGGAACAGGAAGAAATTGGTATTTAGAAGGTGGATTTAGTTATAGTAATAAATTTGGAGGTCATAATGTTGGTGGATTGTTGCTTTACAATCAACAAAAAACCTATTATCCTTCACAATATACAGAATTACCTAGTGGTTTAGTTGGTTTGGTTGGACGTGTAACTTATGATTTTGATAATAAATACATGGCAGATGTTAGTATTGGTTACAATGGGTCAGAAAATTTTGCAAAAGATAAACGTTTTGGATTTTTTCCAGCATTTTCAACTGGTTGGGTGCTTACAAATGAAGAGTTTATGCAAGAACAAAATGTTCTTGATTTTATGAAATTACGTTTTTCTTATGGATTGGTAGGGAATGATAGAATTGGAAGTAACCGTTTTCTGTATCTTCCAGATAGTTATAATTCAGCAAGTGGTAATTATAGTTTTGGCTATAATAACCCATCCAATCAACAAGCTGCTAGTGAAGGACAAATTGGAAACTCAGATGTTACTTGGGAAACTGCAGAAAAGCAAAATTACGGTATAGAATTAAGACTTTTTGAATCTAAATTGAACTTAACATTTGATTATTTTATAGAAAACCGTACAGATATTTTAACCTATAGAGGAACAGTTCCAGGATATGTAGCTTACGATCTTCCTGCTGTAAATATTGGTGAAGTACAAAATAAAGGGTTTGAATTAGAACTTAAATGGAAACAACAACTAACCGATGATTTTAGATACTGGGTTAATTCAAATGTATCACATGCCCAAAATGAAATAATTTTTATGGATGAAATTCCTCAATCTGAAGATTATTTATACCGTACAGGAAAACCAGTGGGACAACCATTTGGGTATATTTTTGATAAGTTTTATAACGATGCTGATGCAGGAAATGATGAGTTGCCAGACCATCAATACGATTTAAAACCAGGAGACATGGTTTATAAAGATTTAAATGCAGATGGTGTTATTGATCAAAATGACCAAAAAGCAATTGGTTATTCTGTATATCCACAATATAGTTTTGGTGTAAATGCAGGGTTTAACTTTAAAAACTTCGATTTTTCTATGTCGTGGGTTGGTGCAGCAAATACTTCAAGATATTTAGGAGATACCTACAGAACTGCTTTTGGAGCCACGTTAGATCGTTCTTTATTGCAATATATGGCTGATGGACGTTGGATACCAGAAACAGCAGATACAGCTACCTACCCTAGAATGACTTTAACGGGAAGTTCTAACAATACTAAAAACTCAGATTTTTGGTTGAGAGACGCTTCTTATGTGCGTTTAAAAAATCTTGAAATGGGATATAATTTTAAATCTGCCTTCTTAAAAAATATGGGGATTAGCAACCTTAGAACCTTTATTAATGGAACAAACCTAGTTACAATAGATAAACTAGATATTGCAGATCCAGAATCTAAAACTGCAAATGATTCAAAATATCCGTTGACTAAAGTATTTAATTTAGGAGTAAGATTAAATTTCTTATAA
- a CDS encoding IS256 family transposase encodes MKKEDLLNDDFLKQFKNGEELHSFLSALQKRGIEKILEGELDSHLDYEKHQKSLTDNTRNGYSNKKIQTSYGESKINVPRDRDASFNPMLIPKRKSMVDGLENIIVSLYAKGMSNSDIESQINELYNFNVSTSTISRITDRITDDIIAWQNRPLESIYLIVWMDGIVFKVRENSKVINKTIYISVGLRRDGKKEVLGLWLGKNESAAFWMSVLTDIKARGVQDILITATDNLNGFTDTIKNVFSESKTQICVVHQIRNACRYVVWKDKKEFTNDMKQIYGAPTKQAARAALKDFSDKWSHKYSYAIKSWEENWEELTVFFEFPLEIRKIIYTTNLIENLNGKIRKYTKNKLSFPTDEAVMKSVFLAIREATKKWSMPIHNWGIILNQFLTIFEKRVQI; translated from the coding sequence ATGAAAAAAGAAGATTTATTAAACGATGATTTTTTAAAGCAATTTAAAAATGGAGAAGAGCTTCATAGCTTTTTAAGTGCCTTACAAAAACGAGGTATTGAAAAAATCCTAGAAGGCGAATTAGATAGTCATTTAGACTACGAAAAACACCAAAAGTCCTTAACCGATAATACTCGCAACGGATATTCAAATAAGAAGATTCAAACCAGTTATGGTGAATCAAAAATTAATGTACCTCGCGACCGAGACGCCTCCTTTAATCCAATGCTTATTCCTAAAAGGAAAAGTATGGTTGATGGTCTTGAAAACATTATAGTATCTTTATATGCCAAAGGAATGAGCAACAGCGATATTGAGTCTCAAATAAATGAATTGTATAATTTTAATGTTTCTACATCCACTATTTCAAGAATTACAGACCGTATTACAGATGATATAATCGCTTGGCAAAACCGACCATTAGAGTCCATTTATCTAATTGTTTGGATGGATGGCATTGTTTTTAAGGTTCGTGAGAACTCAAAAGTGATTAACAAAACAATCTACATATCAGTAGGTTTGCGTAGAGATGGCAAAAAGGAAGTATTAGGTCTTTGGCTTGGAAAGAATGAATCGGCAGCCTTTTGGATGAGTGTTTTAACAGATATAAAAGCACGTGGAGTTCAAGATATTTTAATTACAGCAACTGATAACCTGAACGGATTTACCGATACTATTAAAAATGTATTCTCTGAATCTAAAACACAAATTTGCGTTGTGCATCAAATCAGAAATGCTTGTAGATATGTGGTTTGGAAAGATAAAAAGGAGTTTACAAATGATATGAAGCAAATTTACGGAGCACCTACCAAACAAGCTGCACGTGCGGCTCTAAAAGATTTTTCAGACAAATGGAGTCATAAATATTCTTACGCTATAAAAAGCTGGGAGGAAAACTGGGAAGAACTTACTGTTTTCTTTGAGTTCCCTCTAGAAATTAGAAAAATTATTTACACCACTAATCTTATTGAAAATTTAAATGGAAAAATAAGAAAATACACTAAAAATAAGCTCTCATTCCCAACAGATGAAGCCGTAATGAAATCTGTTTTTTTAGCTATAAGAGAGGCAACAAAAAAATGGTCGATGCCAATTCATAACTGGGGGATAATTCTTAACCAATTTTTGACTATATTTGAAAAAAGGGTTCAGATTTAA
- a CDS encoding right-handed parallel beta-helix repeat-containing protein: MKKMNIKFIPFILILFFQNILFSKDYYVHPKLGNDTNTGVSKAQAFKTIERANKISFNSGDRLLLASGQIYNHGFKLINKQGTADKPISITSVLWNSKDSFIPATINFTHNLNGVLIENCSYVNISNIRLTANGYLKSNNKAKMHCAILIINKGVEEMKYITINNVSILDVYYEKEGFSRGKEEVRTANGTQKYGWGVRVINEDKTVAIKHVYIKNSNIKDVSHTGIKLTGKGKNISNIYILNNNLEATGGPGIQMSGVKDVEVTGNIVTHSGSNTDSRKWGRGSGLWTWSSSNVLIEKNKFLYANGPGDSAGAHIDFNCDNIVLQYNISAYNAGGFCEILGNNYNCAYRYNISINDGYRVKGVNGAFQEGKTIWLSGYQGTKKVRKGPVNTYIYNNTIYCDASIVSKIAFDNTSKGVLIANNIFHIMGNSAAVVGDQYKPDLKNDKSIKNLTFKNNLFLTEASWPKYMQIADELPMYGDAGFENLGDIIISNYIPKNKKLVKHKGIEINLLPNDVVGLLQGLKQVKDIMGNSINGNPSLGAIEPK; the protein is encoded by the coding sequence ATGAAAAAAATGAACATTAAATTTATTCCTTTTATTTTAATCTTATTTTTTCAAAACATATTGTTTTCAAAAGATTATTATGTACATCCAAAACTTGGTAATGATACCAATACAGGTGTTTCAAAAGCTCAAGCATTTAAAACAATTGAGCGTGCAAATAAAATTAGTTTTAATAGTGGCGATAGATTATTACTTGCCTCTGGGCAAATCTATAATCACGGATTTAAACTTATTAACAAGCAAGGTACAGCAGATAAACCAATAAGTATAACTTCAGTACTGTGGAACTCTAAAGATAGTTTTATACCAGCAACCATTAATTTTACCCATAACCTTAATGGTGTTTTAATTGAAAATTGTAGCTATGTAAATATTTCTAATATACGCTTAACTGCTAACGGTTATTTAAAGAGTAATAATAAAGCTAAAATGCATTGTGCTATTCTTATAATAAATAAAGGAGTAGAAGAAATGAAATACATTACAATAAATAATGTATCTATTTTAGATGTTTATTATGAAAAAGAAGGGTTTTCTAGAGGAAAAGAAGAGGTGAGAACTGCTAATGGAACTCAAAAATATGGCTGGGGTGTTCGTGTTATAAATGAGGATAAAACTGTTGCTATAAAACATGTATATATTAAAAATTCCAATATTAAAGATGTATCACATACAGGCATAAAACTAACAGGTAAAGGAAAAAATATATCAAATATTTACATTTTAAATAACAATTTAGAAGCTACAGGTGGTCCGGGAATACAAATGTCTGGAGTTAAGGATGTGGAGGTGACAGGTAATATTGTAACGCATTCAGGCAGTAATACAGATTCTAGGAAATGGGGACGTGGTAGTGGTTTATGGACTTGGAGTTCTTCAAATGTTTTAATTGAAAAAAATAAATTTTTATACGCCAATGGTCCAGGAGATTCTGCAGGAGCTCATATAGATTTTAATTGTGATAATATTGTGCTTCAATATAATATAAGTGCATATAATGCAGGTGGATTTTGTGAAATATTAGGTAATAATTATAATTGTGCATATCGTTATAATATTAGTATTAATGACGGATATAGAGTTAAGGGAGTTAATGGGGCTTTCCAAGAAGGTAAAACAATATGGTTAAGTGGTTATCAGGGAACTAAAAAAGTTAGAAAAGGTCCTGTTAATACCTATATTTATAATAACACAATTTATTGCGATGCTTCTATTGTTTCTAAAATAGCCTTTGATAATACAAGTAAAGGAGTATTGATAGCAAACAATATTTTTCATATTATGGGGAATTCTGCAGCTGTTGTAGGAGATCAATATAAGCCAGATTTAAAAAATGATAAATCAATAAAAAATTTAACTTTCAAAAATAATTTATTTTTAACTGAAGCTAGCTGGCCTAAGTATATGCAGATAGCTGATGAACTTCCAATGTATGGAGATGCTGGGTTTGAAAATTTAGGAGATATAATAATTAGTAATTATATTCCTAAAAATAAAAAGTTAGTCAAACATAAAGGAATAGAAATTAATTTGCTTCCAAATGATGTTGTTGGTTTGTTACAGGGCTTAAAACAAGTTAAGGATATTATGGGAAATTCGATCAATGGAAATCCGAGTCTTGGAGCAATTGAACCTAAATAA